The following proteins come from a genomic window of Myroides odoratus DSM 2801:
- a CDS encoding aminotransferase-like domain-containing protein produces MLPFERIITIDRTSNIPIYRQIAISFINAINQGIIKANTHLPSTRDLAKLLGVHRKTIVAAYEELEAQDWVVSVPRKYVAVSAKIPHLKPKKWSDEAENESSYGAFFDLPFKQITAPKPKSTRLLPDVILDDGFPDVRLSPIDDLLKIYRSYTSKKHSIRNATFGSAQGSLKLREVLADYLSETRGLNIEKEHLLITHGAQMSIYLAAQLLLTKGDLVVVGKPNYGMATKVFEQTGATVVEVGVDDCGLIVEEVQAICEQQPIKAIYVIPHHHYPTTVTMSIERRIALLKLSQQYAFAIIEDDYDYDYHYASSPYLPLASSPHNGNIIYIGSFSKLLDPSIRIGFMVAPFNFIEQGVALRKLIDVGVDGYMQNALAELIKLGELKRHIKKAKKCYFSRRDYLDQLLQEHLQAHVTYALPSGGMAIWLVLKKPHLVEYLINHPQLAIKHAVVELNAFRFGFASMNEKELEQAVLLLKKIIEEKK; encoded by the coding sequence ATGTTGCCATTTGAAAGAATCATTACGATAGATAGAACAAGTAATATTCCTATTTATAGACAGATTGCTATTTCGTTTATCAACGCGATTAACCAAGGAATTATCAAAGCGAATACGCACTTACCAAGTACGCGTGATTTGGCGAAATTACTAGGGGTACATCGAAAAACGATAGTAGCGGCTTATGAAGAATTAGAAGCTCAAGATTGGGTTGTTTCTGTTCCGCGAAAGTATGTGGCTGTTTCAGCTAAGATTCCCCATTTAAAACCTAAAAAATGGTCAGACGAAGCGGAGAATGAATCATCGTATGGTGCTTTTTTTGATTTGCCTTTTAAGCAAATAACAGCACCTAAACCGAAGTCAACTAGACTATTACCTGATGTCATCCTGGACGATGGTTTTCCAGATGTACGACTTTCTCCTATTGATGATTTACTTAAGATTTATCGTTCGTATACGTCAAAGAAGCACAGCATTCGCAATGCTACTTTTGGCAGTGCACAAGGTAGCTTAAAATTGCGTGAGGTCTTGGCGGACTATCTATCCGAAACGCGAGGTTTAAATATTGAAAAAGAGCACCTTTTAATCACACATGGTGCCCAAATGAGTATTTATTTGGCCGCTCAATTATTGCTGACCAAAGGAGATCTTGTTGTGGTTGGAAAACCCAATTATGGCATGGCAACTAAGGTGTTTGAGCAAACAGGAGCAACAGTCGTTGAAGTAGGGGTTGACGATTGTGGTCTAATTGTTGAAGAGGTACAAGCCATTTGTGAACAGCAACCGATTAAAGCTATTTATGTAATCCCACATCACCATTATCCTACAACAGTAACCATGAGTATTGAAAGGCGAATTGCTTTACTCAAGCTATCTCAACAATATGCATTTGCTATTATTGAGGATGATTACGATTATGATTATCACTACGCCTCATCTCCCTATTTACCTTTGGCTAGTAGTCCACATAATGGCAATATTATTTACATCGGATCCTTTTCAAAACTACTAGATCCATCGATTCGCATCGGGTTTATGGTCGCTCCTTTTAATTTTATTGAACAAGGAGTAGCCTTGAGGAAACTAATTGATGTTGGTGTTGATGGCTATATGCAAAATGCGTTAGCTGAGTTGATTAAACTCGGTGAGTTGAAACGACATATCAAGAAAGCAAAAAAATGCTATTTTTCTAGAAGGGATTATTTAGACCAGTTGTTGCAGGAGCATTTGCAAGCTCATGTGACCTATGCTTTACCGTCAGGAGGAATGGCAATATGGTTGGTGCTAAAAAAGCCACACCTCGTTGAATATTTAATTAACCATCCACAATTAGCTATTAAGCATGCAGTGGTTGAATTAAATGCTTTTCGCTTTGGGTTTGCCTCAATGAATGAAAAGGAATTGGAACAGGCGGTTTTGTTGTTAAAGAAGATTATAGAAGAAAAGAAATAG
- the ribB gene encoding 3,4-dihydroxy-2-butanone-4-phosphate synthase, with product MSTNHIQLNTIEEAIEDIRAGKVIIVVDDEDRENEGDFIAAAEMATPEMINFMATHGRGLICAPLNEKRCKELDLKPMVQNNTVLHQTAFTVSIDLIGHGCTTGISVQDRAKTILSLVDDTTKPEDLGRPGHIFPLIAKQGGVLRRTGHTEAAVDLARLAGFKSAGILVEILNEDGTMARLPQLIEVAKKWDLKIISIEALVAYRMKHDSLIDKKEDFEIETRFGKFRLRAYQQITNKQIHIALTRGEWKEDEAVLTRINSMIGSNDILDALSGKLDVRVEAAFNKINEEGKGAILFINQDAQNISLLRRLSFIKDQLNGKLDMETPKLPGDEKDFGIGAQILHDLGITNIRLMTNSEPEKRVGMIGYGLEITDYVTY from the coding sequence ATGTCAACGAATCATATTCAGTTAAATACGATAGAAGAAGCTATAGAAGATATTAGAGCAGGGAAAGTAATTATTGTCGTGGATGATGAAGATCGTGAGAATGAAGGAGATTTTATAGCTGCAGCGGAGATGGCAACACCAGAGATGATTAATTTCATGGCTACGCATGGACGTGGCTTGATTTGTGCGCCATTAAATGAAAAACGTTGTAAGGAATTAGATTTAAAACCAATGGTTCAAAATAATACGGTACTGCATCAAACGGCTTTTACCGTGTCTATTGATTTAATCGGTCATGGTTGTACAACGGGAATTTCAGTGCAAGACCGTGCGAAGACTATTTTATCCTTGGTCGATGATACAACAAAACCAGAAGATTTAGGACGTCCAGGACACATTTTTCCTTTGATTGCGAAACAAGGAGGGGTTCTACGTCGTACAGGACATACAGAAGCAGCTGTAGATTTAGCGCGTTTAGCTGGATTTAAATCGGCTGGAATTTTAGTTGAAATCTTAAATGAAGACGGAACGATGGCTCGTTTACCTCAATTGATTGAAGTAGCGAAGAAATGGGACTTGAAAATTATTTCAATTGAAGCTTTGGTAGCTTACCGCATGAAACACGATAGCTTAATTGACAAGAAAGAAGATTTTGAAATCGAAACGCGTTTCGGCAAGTTTAGATTACGTGCTTATCAACAAATTACCAATAAGCAAATCCATATTGCCTTGACAAGAGGGGAGTGGAAGGAAGATGAAGCTGTTTTAACGCGCATTAATTCGATGATTGGTAGTAATGATATTCTAGATGCTTTAAGTGGTAAATTAGATGTACGTGTTGAAGCGGCGTTTAATAAAATCAACGAAGAAGGAAAAGGAGCGATTTTATTTATCAATCAAGATGCACAAAATATCAGTTTGTTACGTCGATTGAGCTTTATCAAGGATCAATTGAATGGAAAATTAGATATGGAGACCCCAAAATTACCAGGAGATGAAAAGGATTTTGGTATTGGAGCTCAAATTTTACATGATTTAGGAATCACCAATATTCGTTTAATGACGAATTCTGAACCTGAAAAACGTGTAGGAATGATTGGGTATGGTCTAGAAATTACAGATTACGTTACGTATTAA
- a CDS encoding GNAT family N-acetyltransferase yields the protein MNYTIKKASLEDLKEASELFNLYRIFYRQEADLQGSTAFIKERLLHGESDIFLAMIDNKAVGFVQLYKLFHYIKLQKQWLLSDLFVHPDYRGKGLSVALIDRSKKWCEETNACGLMLETEKTNIIGNNLYPKCDFQYDGVHNYYNWWK from the coding sequence ATGAACTACACAATTAAAAAAGCAAGCTTAGAAGATTTAAAAGAAGCTTCTGAATTATTTAACTTATACCGTATTTTCTATCGTCAAGAAGCGGATTTACAAGGAAGTACAGCTTTCATCAAAGAGCGCCTACTCCATGGAGAATCTGATATTTTCTTAGCTATGATTGATAATAAGGCAGTTGGTTTCGTTCAATTGTACAAGCTTTTTCACTACATTAAACTACAAAAACAATGGTTGTTAAGTGACCTATTTGTACATCCTGACTACAGAGGAAAAGGATTGTCGGTTGCTTTAATTGACCGTAGTAAAAAATGGTGTGAAGAAACAAATGCTTGTGGGTTAATGCTCGAAACTGAAAAAACGAACATCATTGGTAATAATCTCTATCCGAAATGTGATTTTCAATACGATGGAGTGCATAACTACTATAATTGGTGGAAATAA
- a CDS encoding FtsK/SpoIIIE family DNA translocase, translated as MERENKSTKKKTAPLEQKKYDTAILKNSRFLFSILLIIMGISLTLSFISYFISGIEDQSNLLDVGNRELEVNNWLGKLGAYLGHVFIYQGFGLASFFFAKLLIHTGVYAFFGIASRRIKKVVFWDLTSMVLLGSFFGFFWQSNPLLGGTVGYEINLYLTDYLGTAGAILLISFITLTFLLFRYKLSPTKIRDFIATIPAKFSKLAPATKLDDASFDKEATPTPEGNKAAAVVSAQDKKEPIVPVEEKTNNAIQPEEEIRAKETQPSAFSIDHKSIKPTIGHSSELNLPLKKEGGEIQKEEEPKLVSTEDFVIEAAQDEGTVEENLAAQLVQDFGEFDPTLELSNYQFPSIDLLKDYGTGGITINQEELEENKNNIVETLRNYKIDIAQIKATVGPTVTLYEIVPEAGVRISKIKNLEDDIALSLAALGIRIIAPIPGRGTIGIEVPNTSPSIVSMRSVIASPKFQSAEMELPVALGKTISNETFVVDLAKMPHLLMAGATGQGKSVGLNALLASLLYKKHPAEVKFVLVDPKKVELTLFNKIERHYLAKLPDSEEAIITDNTKVINTLNSLCIEMDNRYSLLKDAMVRNIKEYNEKFKQRRLNPENGHRFLPYIVLVIDEFADLIMTAGKDVETPIARLAQLARAIGIHLIIATQRPSVNVITGIIKANFPARIAFRVTSKIDSRTILDQQGADQLIGRGDLLYTQGNDLVRVQCAFVDTPEVEKITEYIGGQKAYPDAYLLPEYVGEDGGGSALDMDISERDSLFRDAAEVIVVAQQGSASLLQRKLKLGYNRAGRIIDQLEAAGIVGPFEGSKARSVLIPDIASLERFFQEEQNDLFN; from the coding sequence ATGGAAAGAGAAAATAAATCAACAAAGAAAAAAACAGCCCCGCTTGAACAGAAAAAATACGATACAGCCATTTTAAAAAATTCGCGTTTTCTGTTTTCTATTTTATTGATTATTATGGGGATATCCCTTACGTTGAGTTTTATTTCGTACTTTATTTCGGGAATAGAAGATCAAAGTAATTTACTCGATGTAGGAAATAGAGAGTTAGAAGTCAATAACTGGTTGGGTAAACTAGGAGCCTATTTGGGCCATGTTTTTATTTATCAAGGGTTTGGGTTAGCTTCTTTTTTCTTTGCTAAATTATTGATACATACAGGAGTCTATGCTTTTTTTGGTATAGCTTCAAGAAGAATTAAAAAAGTTGTTTTTTGGGACCTGACTTCTATGGTATTACTAGGAAGTTTCTTCGGTTTCTTTTGGCAATCGAATCCTCTTTTAGGAGGAACAGTGGGGTATGAGATTAATTTATACTTAACGGATTACTTAGGAACTGCAGGGGCTATTTTATTGATTAGCTTTATTACGTTGACTTTCCTTTTATTCCGTTATAAATTATCACCTACTAAAATTAGAGATTTTATAGCAACTATTCCAGCGAAGTTTTCTAAGCTTGCACCCGCTACGAAGTTAGATGACGCGTCTTTTGACAAAGAGGCGACTCCAACTCCAGAGGGGAATAAGGCTGCTGCTGTAGTTTCAGCTCAGGATAAAAAAGAGCCGATTGTACCCGTAGAAGAGAAGACAAATAATGCGATACAGCCAGAGGAGGAAATTCGTGCAAAAGAAACACAACCTTCGGCTTTTTCGATTGACCATAAGAGTATAAAACCTACCATAGGGCATAGTTCTGAATTGAATTTGCCACTTAAAAAAGAAGGTGGCGAAATACAAAAAGAAGAAGAGCCTAAGCTTGTTTCAACAGAGGATTTTGTGATTGAAGCGGCACAGGATGAGGGAACAGTAGAGGAGAATTTAGCGGCTCAGTTGGTACAGGATTTTGGAGAGTTTGATCCTACGTTGGAATTGTCTAACTATCAATTCCCTTCCATTGATTTATTGAAAGATTATGGAACTGGAGGGATTACCATTAATCAAGAAGAACTAGAAGAAAACAAAAATAATATCGTAGAGACTCTGCGAAATTATAAAATAGATATTGCTCAGATTAAAGCAACTGTTGGTCCAACAGTTACTTTATATGAGATTGTACCTGAGGCAGGTGTTCGTATTTCTAAAATTAAAAACTTAGAGGACGATATTGCATTGTCTTTAGCTGCTTTGGGGATTCGTATTATTGCGCCGATTCCAGGTAGAGGAACCATTGGTATTGAAGTGCCTAATACAAGTCCATCGATTGTTTCGATGCGCAGTGTAATTGCTTCGCCTAAGTTTCAAAGTGCCGAAATGGAATTGCCAGTCGCTTTAGGGAAGACCATTTCCAATGAAACATTTGTGGTCGATTTAGCGAAGATGCCACACTTGCTGATGGCGGGAGCTACAGGACAAGGTAAGTCGGTGGGATTAAATGCGCTATTGGCTTCTTTGTTGTATAAGAAACACCCTGCAGAAGTGAAGTTTGTATTGGTGGATCCGAAGAAAGTAGAGCTGACGTTATTCAATAAAATTGAGCGCCATTATTTAGCGAAATTACCCGATTCAGAAGAAGCAATTATCACAGATAATACCAAGGTTATCAATACATTGAATTCACTTTGTATCGAAATGGATAACCGTTACAGCTTATTAAAAGATGCAATGGTTCGAAATATTAAGGAGTATAACGAGAAGTTCAAGCAACGACGTTTAAATCCTGAAAATGGACATCGTTTTTTACCTTATATTGTTTTGGTGATTGATGAGTTTGCCGATTTGATTATGACGGCAGGAAAGGATGTAGAAACACCAATTGCGCGTTTAGCTCAGTTGGCACGTGCGATTGGAATTCACCTGATTATTGCAACGCAACGACCATCGGTAAACGTAATTACTGGTATTATTAAGGCAAACTTCCCTGCGCGAATTGCGTTCCGCGTAACGTCAAAGATTGACTCTCGTACGATTTTAGATCAACAAGGAGCAGATCAGCTAATCGGTAGAGGGGATTTATTGTATACCCAAGGAAATGATCTAGTCCGTGTACAATGTGCTTTTGTCGATACACCTGAAGTTGAAAAAATAACAGAATATATTGGAGGGCAAAAAGCGTATCCAGATGCTTATTTATTGCCTGAATATGTAGGGGAAGATGGAGGTGGATCCGCTTTAGATATGGATATTAGTGAGAGAGATTCGCTATTTAGAGATGCTGCTGAAGTTATTGTTGTTGCACAACAAGGTTCAGCTTCATTACTGCAACGTAAATTGAAGTTGGGGTATAACCGAGCGGGACGTATTATTGATCAATTGGAAGCCGCTGGAATTGTAGGTCCTTTTGAAGGTAGTAAAGCTCGTAGTGTATTGATTCCAGATATTGCCTCCTTAGAACGCTTCTTTCAAGAAGAACAAAATGACTTATTTAACTAA
- a CDS encoding erythromycin esterase family protein: MQKTLILISLLLPFLFYAQKKETIDWITTNSITIEDANPDSELTFFHSNTPVKFEKARIYGFGEASHNTKEFFDLKAKFFKYLVKNKGLKVFIMEESYQAEAGINEWIKGGQGDKKTIGNNFKLIFWSTPEVIDLLEWMRNYNMEKPEEEQIRFYGMDMQSGHKINLEIRDFVSLNKLTVDEDLLVVADSCSTKEIDYYKPSDWWQLQTPKLQQLKEQILHSNLEKEKYQTIERALNYLISYTEYATTIKEKYPTSTEFRDLKMFENVKYIVDQQAENEKVFIWAHNEHINKKEMYYTGSDIINLGRHLKEYYQDDYYSVGFDFGTGSIKGYVTDKKKEPYWKTYHITKPFPNTYAKVLMAVDKPVFFIDMEDSYRNEPTSFFTKKSKYLMIGGGGYQPKPLHRILINKIYYEAYDGLIFVKEISPPAFK; the protein is encoded by the coding sequence ATGCAAAAGACACTTATCCTTATATCACTCCTTCTTCCATTTCTTTTTTATGCACAAAAAAAAGAAACTATCGATTGGATAACTACTAATTCCATTACTATTGAAGATGCAAATCCTGATTCTGAACTTACCTTTTTTCATAGCAACACACCTGTTAAATTCGAAAAGGCTAGAATTTATGGATTCGGAGAGGCTTCACATAATACAAAAGAATTCTTTGATCTAAAAGCAAAGTTTTTTAAATATTTAGTCAAAAATAAAGGCCTTAAAGTTTTTATCATGGAAGAGAGTTATCAAGCTGAAGCGGGAATAAATGAATGGATAAAAGGCGGTCAAGGAGATAAAAAAACAATAGGCAATAACTTTAAACTTATATTTTGGTCTACCCCTGAAGTCATTGATCTTTTGGAATGGATGCGTAATTATAATATGGAAAAACCAGAAGAAGAACAGATACGATTTTATGGTATGGACATGCAGTCAGGTCATAAAATTAATCTTGAAATACGAGATTTTGTTTCGTTGAATAAACTTACAGTTGATGAAGATTTATTAGTTGTTGCAGACAGTTGTTCAACTAAAGAGATTGATTATTATAAACCTAGTGATTGGTGGCAACTTCAAACTCCTAAATTACAGCAGCTAAAGGAACAAATATTGCATTCCAATTTAGAAAAGGAAAAATATCAAACTATTGAAAGAGCGTTAAATTACTTAATCAGTTATACCGAATATGCAACCACTATTAAAGAAAAATATCCTACTAGTACTGAATTCCGAGATTTAAAAATGTTTGAAAATGTAAAGTACATTGTGGATCAACAAGCAGAAAACGAAAAAGTTTTTATCTGGGCACATAATGAACATATAAACAAGAAGGAAATGTATTATACTGGTAGTGATATAATTAATCTAGGACGTCATTTAAAAGAGTACTATCAAGATGATTATTACAGTGTCGGATTTGACTTTGGTACAGGTTCAATAAAGGGGTATGTAACGGATAAGAAAAAAGAACCTTATTGGAAAACGTATCATATCACAAAACCTTTTCCTAATACGTACGCGAAGGTATTAATGGCAGTAGATAAACCAGTATTTTTCATAGATATGGAAGATTCGTATAGAAATGAACCCACTTCTTTTTTTACCAAAAAATCAAAATATTTAATGATTGGTGGAGGGGGATACCAACCGAAACCTTTACATCGAATTTTAATCAATAAGATATACTACGAGGCCTATGATGGTTTAATCTTTGTAAAAGAAATTTCACCTCCAGCTTTTAAGTGA
- a CDS encoding LolA family protein: MKKIVCLLLICSTALTYGQSSQRAKNYLDEVNKKIASYTTISIDFHYAQIDGKSGDINQETDGHIDLKENLYRLSFMDMTRIFDGKKIYTISDEDKEVTVSKYDPKKIDNALPLQILTFYKEGYDLQWDILQNVKGKEIQYIKLIPLDKKSGIKEVLVGVDHATKQIYTKIQVNKNGSKSILTVKSFKTNQSMSKNHFTFTSADYSTYYINNID; encoded by the coding sequence ATGAAAAAAATAGTATGTCTTTTATTAATCTGTAGTACAGCTTTAACGTATGGACAGAGTAGCCAACGCGCTAAAAATTATTTGGATGAAGTAAACAAGAAAATAGCAAGCTATACGACCATTTCTATTGATTTCCACTATGCGCAAATTGATGGAAAATCAGGGGATATCAATCAAGAGACTGATGGACATATCGATTTAAAAGAGAATTTATATCGCTTGAGTTTTATGGATATGACGCGTATTTTTGATGGTAAAAAAATCTACACCATTAGTGATGAAGATAAAGAAGTAACTGTTTCAAAATACGATCCCAAAAAGATTGATAATGCATTGCCTTTACAAATATTGACGTTCTATAAAGAAGGGTATGACTTGCAATGGGATATCTTACAAAATGTAAAAGGCAAAGAAATTCAGTACATTAAATTGATTCCGCTTGATAAAAAATCAGGAATAAAAGAGGTATTGGTAGGGGTTGATCATGCAACAAAGCAGATCTATACTAAAATTCAAGTGAATAAAAATGGTTCGAAGTCCATCTTGACGGTTAAATCTTTTAAAACTAACCAAAGTATGTCGAAAAATCATTTTACCTTTACAAGCGCAGATTATTCAACTTATTACATCAATAACATAGATTAA
- a CDS encoding LptF/LptG family permease, producing MKILDRYILTSFVSTLFTVFIILYFIFILQGIWLFITELAGKDLDFFIIVQFLLFYSPKMIPLVLPLSVLLASIMTFGNFAEHYEFAAMKASGISLKRAMQPLSIFIAVLALISFWFANDVIPKAEYRFINMRKEILQTKPAMAIAAGQFNDVGAINIKVDKKTGEKGQYLENVTMHIKSASGYDNKAVIRSVDGELASDNASNILQLHLFDGNYYEDVVPKSTAQMRKKPFTKVAFEKYTMNIDLGALQDDGAEREEIKNTYHMLNIKELTYTIDSLETTLVSDRNSNMENMLLRYNGIYNPYNFKNKEATKNIEAAKDSIKEKEVDVKGNALASFSEPMQGRILQSAIDYTNNIVFNTESNDVATLGQIKKLNDHYLALYEKFVIAYSCFLMYFIGAPLGAIIRKGGLGLPIVFAVIIFIMYHFVNTFGKKLAQEDGIQPIIGAWAGAMVLTPLAIFLTLKATRDNGEVNFLGFFSTIGDFFKGLFTKKQPVKEEKQTVE from the coding sequence GTGAAAATACTTGATCGCTATATACTAACCTCTTTTGTATCGACGCTGTTTACAGTGTTTATCATTCTTTACTTTATCTTTATTTTACAGGGAATTTGGTTGTTTATTACCGAATTGGCTGGAAAGGATTTAGATTTTTTTATCATTGTACAGTTCTTACTGTTTTATTCGCCTAAGATGATTCCGTTGGTTTTGCCCTTATCGGTTTTATTAGCGTCGATTATGACGTTTGGGAATTTTGCTGAACACTACGAGTTTGCTGCGATGAAAGCATCGGGTATTTCCTTGAAAAGGGCGATGCAACCATTGTCTATTTTTATTGCTGTATTGGCTTTAATTTCATTTTGGTTTGCCAATGATGTTATTCCGAAAGCGGAATATCGCTTCATTAACATGCGAAAGGAAATTTTGCAGACAAAACCAGCGATGGCAATTGCCGCGGGACAGTTTAATGATGTTGGCGCAATTAACATCAAAGTAGATAAGAAAACGGGAGAAAAAGGGCAGTATTTAGAAAATGTAACCATGCATATTAAGTCGGCATCAGGGTACGATAATAAAGCTGTTATTCGTTCAGTTGATGGTGAATTAGCGTCAGATAATGCTTCAAATATTTTGCAATTGCACTTATTTGATGGAAATTATTATGAAGATGTAGTACCAAAATCTACGGCCCAAATGCGCAAGAAACCTTTTACTAAGGTGGCTTTTGAAAAATATACCATGAATATTGATTTGGGGGCTTTACAAGACGATGGTGCTGAAAGAGAAGAAATTAAGAATACCTACCATATGTTGAATATCAAAGAATTAACCTATACAATTGATTCATTAGAAACGACTTTGGTTAGTGATAGGAACTCCAATATGGAGAATATGTTGCTCCGTTATAATGGTATTTATAATCCATATAATTTCAAGAATAAGGAAGCTACAAAAAATATAGAAGCTGCAAAAGATTCCATTAAAGAAAAAGAAGTGGATGTAAAAGGAAATGCTTTAGCAAGTTTTTCGGAACCCATGCAAGGAAGGATTTTACAATCAGCTATTGATTATACTAATAATATTGTGTTCAATACCGAATCGAATGATGTTGCTACATTGGGGCAGATTAAGAAATTAAATGATCACTACTTGGCGTTGTATGAAAAATTTGTCATCGCCTATTCTTGCTTTTTAATGTATTTTATTGGAGCACCTTTGGGAGCAATTATTCGAAAAGGAGGATTGGGATTACCTATTGTATTTGCGGTGATTATCTTTATTATGTATCACTTTGTCAATACATTTGGTAAGAAATTAGCTCAAGAGGACGGGATACAGCCTATTATAGGAGCTTGGGCCGGTGCGATGGTACTCACGCCATTAGCAATCTTTTTAACGCTAAAGGCAACGCGCGATAATGGGGAAGTGAATTTCTTAGGATTCTTTTCAACAATTGGAGATTTCTTTAAGGGATTGTTCACCAAAAAGCAACCAGTAAAAGAAGAAAAACAAACAGTAGAATAA
- the tpx gene encoding thiol peroxidase, which produces MATVTLKNNPFHTVGELPGVGVVAPNFELVGVDLATKSTADFAGKKVVLNIFPSIDTPTCAMSVRTFNQQAAQLPNTVVLCISKDLPFAQTRFCGAEGIDNVVMLSDFRTGAFGQAYGVTFADGPLAGLLSRSIVVINEEGKVVYTEQVAETANEPNYELALAAL; this is translated from the coding sequence ATGGCAACAGTTACATTAAAAAATAATCCATTTCACACGGTAGGTGAATTACCAGGTGTGGGTGTAGTAGCTCCTAATTTCGAATTAGTTGGAGTAGATTTAGCAACAAAATCAACAGCGGATTTTGCAGGTAAAAAAGTAGTTTTAAATATTTTTCCTAGCATTGACACGCCTACATGTGCGATGTCTGTTCGTACATTTAATCAACAAGCAGCGCAATTGCCAAATACAGTAGTATTGTGTATTTCTAAGGATTTACCTTTTGCTCAAACTCGTTTTTGTGGTGCTGAAGGAATTGATAATGTTGTTATGTTGTCTGATTTTAGAACTGGAGCATTTGGTCAAGCTTATGGAGTTACGTTTGCTGATGGACCTCTAGCAGGTTTATTATCGCGTTCAATTGTTGTTATTAATGAAGAAGGAAAAGTGGTGTATACCGAACAAGTGGCTGAAACAGCGAATGAACCAAACTATGAATTAGCTTTAGCTGCCCTATAA
- a CDS encoding 2,3-butanediol dehydrogenase, which translates to MKTMKAARWYAAKDIRVEEVTIPQPKAGQVKIAVQFAGICGSDLHEYNHGPQLIPMDAPYPLNGHQGVTTLGHEFSGIIEEVGEGVTHFKKGDRVVVEPIYKNFDSPFTTAGQYNLGEHLGFIGLAGDGGFANYVVVEEYMVHPMPTSMTFEQGAMVEPAAVAVYAVMQSNIQLGETVFISGAGPIGLLCTQAALAAGASTVIVTDVAEKRLEKAKEIGATHVFNAMDADLNQKIKAVTDQLGPHVFLDCAGVQASYTTGFNVVRNGGTIVLVALFGQPVQHDALQQVLREITVKGVIAYRNIFPQTMKLISSGQMPVEKLITNKISLDEIVDRGFEALIQNPSEVKILIDIAK; encoded by the coding sequence ATGAAAACAATGAAAGCAGCACGTTGGTATGCAGCCAAAGACATCCGTGTAGAGGAAGTCACTATTCCACAACCCAAAGCAGGTCAAGTTAAAATTGCCGTTCAATTCGCTGGGATTTGCGGTTCTGACCTGCATGAGTATAACCACGGACCCCAATTAATTCCCATGGATGCCCCTTATCCACTGAATGGTCACCAAGGCGTAACGACTTTAGGTCATGAATTTTCGGGTATTATTGAAGAAGTTGGTGAAGGAGTTACGCATTTCAAAAAAGGTGATCGCGTAGTTGTAGAACCAATCTATAAAAATTTTGACAGTCCATTTACAACTGCAGGACAATACAATTTAGGTGAACACCTTGGCTTTATTGGATTAGCTGGTGATGGTGGATTTGCAAACTATGTTGTCGTAGAAGAGTACATGGTTCATCCAATGCCAACCTCGATGACTTTTGAACAAGGAGCTATGGTAGAACCGGCTGCCGTTGCTGTTTATGCTGTTATGCAAAGTAACATACAACTAGGAGAAACGGTATTCATCTCTGGAGCTGGTCCAATTGGTCTGTTGTGTACTCAAGCAGCTTTAGCGGCAGGTGCTAGCACTGTTATTGTAACTGATGTGGCGGAGAAACGCTTAGAAAAAGCAAAAGAAATTGGCGCAACTCATGTATTTAATGCTATGGATGCTGATTTAAACCAAAAAATAAAAGCAGTAACTGATCAATTAGGCCCTCATGTATTTTTAGATTGTGCAGGTGTACAAGCCTCTTATACAACTGGTTTTAATGTGGTACGAAACGGTGGAACTATAGTTCTTGTCGCTCTATTTGGTCAACCTGTTCAACATGATGCACTCCAACAAGTTTTACGCGAAATTACAGTCAAAGGCGTGATTGCGTATCGAAATATATTTCCACAAACCATGAAATTAATCAGCAGTGGGCAAATGCCAGTTGAAAAGCTAATTACCAATAAAATCAGTTTAGATGAAATTGTCGATCGAGGTTTTGAAGCTTTAATCCAAAACCCTTCGGAAGTAAAAATCTTAATTGATATTGCCAAATAA